In the genome of Equus asinus isolate D_3611 breed Donkey chromosome 9, EquAss-T2T_v2, whole genome shotgun sequence, one region contains:
- the PDGFRB gene encoding platelet-derived growth factor receptor beta isoform X1 yields MWLLSTTTAPVLKGQVLLLPLLLLLGPQASRGLVITPPGPELVLNISSTFMLTCSGPAPVVWERLSQEPLQETAKTQDGTFSSMLMLTNVTGLDTGEYFCAYKGSHGLEPGERKRIYIFVPDPTVGFLPVDPEELFIFLTEITETTIPCRVTDPQLVVTLHEKKVDVPLPIPYDHQRGFSGTFEDKTYVCKTTIGDREVDSEAYYIYSLQVSSINVSVNAVQTVVRQGENITIMCIVTGNEVVNFEWTYPRMESGRLVEPVTDFLFDMPSHIRSILHIPSAELGDSGTYICNVSESVNDHRDEKAINVTVVESGYLRLLGELDPVQFAELHRSRTLQVVFEAYPPPTVVWFKDNRTLGDSSAGEIALSTRNVSETRYVSELTLVRVKVAEAGHYTMRAFHEDAEAQISFQLQVNVPVRVLELSESHPASGEQTVRCRGRGMPQPHLTWSTCSDLKRCPRELPPTPLGNSSEEESQLETNVTYWAEEQEFEVVSTLRLRRVDRPLSVRCTLRNLLGHDVQEVTVVPHSLPFKVVVISAILALVVLTIISLIILIMLWQKKPRYEIRWKVIESVSSDGHEYIYVDPMQLPYDSTWELPRDQLVLGRTLGSGAFGQVVEATAHGLSHSQATMKVAVKMLKSTARSSEKQALMSELKIMSHLGPHLNVVNLLGACTKGGPIYIITEYCRYGDLVDYLHRNKHTFLQHCSEKRRPPSAELYSNALPVGLPLPSHMSLPGESDGGYMDMSKDESVDYVPMLDMKGDVKYADIESSNYMAPYDNYVPSAPERTCRATLINDSPVLSYTDLVGFSYQVANGMEFLASKNCVHRDLAARNVLICEGKLVKICDFGLARDIMRDSNYISKGSTFLPLKWMAPESIFNSLYTTLSDVWSFGILLWEIFTLGGTPYPELPMNEQFYNAIKRGYRMAQPAHASDEIYEIMQKCWEEKFEIRPPFSQLVLLLERLLGEGYKKKYQQVDEEFLRSDHPAILRSQARLPGFHGLRSPLDASSVLYTAVQPNEGDNDYIIPLPDPKPEVADEGPVEGSPSLASSTLNEVNTSSTISCDSPLEPQEEPEPEAQPEPQVQPELEPEWPLDSSCPGPRAEAEDSFL; encoded by the exons ATGTGGCTTCTGAGTACCACGACAGCTCCGGTCCTCAAAG gccaggtgctgctgctgcccctgctgttGCTGCTGGGACCACAGGCCTCCCGGGGCCTGGTCATCACGCCCCCGGGGCCAGAGCTTGTCCTCAATATCTCCAGTACCTTCATGCTCACCTGCTCGGGTCCAGCTCCAGTGGTATGGGAACGGTTATCCCAGGAGCCCCTGCAGGAAACGGCCAAGACCCAGGACGGCACCTTCTCCAGCATGCTGATGCTGACCAATGTCACTGGGCTAGACACAGGAGAATATTTCTGTGCCTACAAAGGCTCCCATGGGCTGGAGCCTGGTGAGCGAAAACGGATCTACATCTTTGTGCCAG ATCCCACTGTGGGCTTCCTCCCCGTCGACCCCGAGGAACTATTCATCTTTCTCACGGAAATAACTGAGACCACAATTCCATGCCGAGTGACGGATCCACAACTGGTGGTGACACTGCATGAGAAGAAAGTGGATGTCCCGCTGCCCATCCCCTATGACCACCAACGTGGCTTCTCTGGTACCTTTGAGGACAAGACCTATGTCTGCAAAACCACCATCGGGGACAGGGAGGTGGATTCGGAAGCTTACTACATCTACAGCCTCCAGG TGTCATCCATCAATGTCTCAGTGAATGCAGTGCAGACTGTGGTCCGCCAGGGTGAGAACATCACCATCATGTGCATTGTGACTGGGAACGAGGTGGTCAACTTTGAGTGGACATACCCACGCATGGAG AGTGGGCGGTTGGTGGAGCCAGTGACTGACTTCCTCTTCGATATGCCCTCCCACATACGCTCCATCCTGCACATCCCCAGTGCCGAGCTGGGTGACTCAGGGACCTATATCTGCAATGTATCAGAGAGTGTGAATGACCATCGTGATGAAAAAGCCATCAATGTCACTGTGGTTG AGAGCGGCTACCTGCGGCTGCTGGGAGAGCTGGACCCTGTACAATTCGCGGAGCTGCACCGCAGCCGGACACTGCAGGTGGTGTTCGAGGCCTACCCGCCACCCACTGTCGTGTGGTTCAAGGACAACCGCACCCTGGGCGACTCCAGCGCCGGCGAGATCGCCCTGTCCACGCGCAACGTGTCCGAGACCCG GTACGTGTCAGAACTGACACTGGTGCGGGTGAAGGTGGCTGAGGCTGGCCACTACACCATGCGGGCCTTTCATGAGGACGCTGAGGCCCAGATCTCCTTCCAGCTGCAGGTCAACG TGCCTGTCCGCGTGCTGGAGCTGAGCGAGAGCCATCCCGCCAGCGGGGAGCAGACAGTCCGCTGTCGCGGCCGGGGCATGCCACAGCCGCACCTCACCTGGTCCACTTGCAGCGACCTCAAAAG GTGTCCGCGCGAGCTGCCGCCCACGCCGCTGGGGAACAGTTCTGAGGAGGAGAGCCAGCTGGAGACCAACGTGACGTACTGGGCGGAGGAGCAGGAGTTCGAGGTGGTGAGCACGCTGCGCCTGCGCCGCGTGGATCGGCCACTGTCGGTGCGCTGCACGCTGCGCAACTTGCTGGGCCATGATGTGCAAGAGGTCACTGTGGTGCCACATT CTCTGCCCTTCAAGGTGGTGGTGATCTCAGCCATCCTGGCCTTGGTGGTCCTCACGATCATCTccctcatcatcctcatcatgCTCTGGCAGAAG AAGCCACGTTATGAGATCCGATGGAAGGTGATTGAATCTGTGAGCTCTGATGGCCATGAGTACATCTACGTGGACCCGATGCAGCTGCCCTACGACTCCACCTGGGAGCTGCCTCGGGACCAGCTTGTGCTTG GACGCACGCTTGGCTCCGGGGCCTTTGGGCAGGTGGTGGAGGCCACGGCTCATGGCCTGAGCCATTCACAAGCCACGATGAAAGTGGCCGTCAAGATGCTGAAAT CTACAGCCCGCAGCAGTGAGAAGCAAGCCCTCATGTCGGAGCTGAAGATCATGAGTCACCTCGGGCCCCATCTGAATGTGGTCAACCTGCTGGGGGCCTGCACCAAAGGAG GACCCATCTACATCATCACCGAATACTGCCGCTACGGCGACCTGGTGGACTACCTGCACCGCAACAAGCACACGTTCCTGCAGCACTGCTCCGAGAAGCGCCGGCCGCCCAGCGCCGAGCTCTACAGCAACGCCCTGCCCGTCGGCCTCCCCCTGCCCAG CCACATGTCCCTGCCTGGGGAGAGTGACGGTGGCTACATGGACATGAGCAAGGACGAGTCGGTGGACTACGTGCCCATGCTGGACATGAAAGGAGACGTCAAATATGCAGACATCGAGTCCTCCAACTACATGGCCCCTTACGATAACTACGTCCCCTCTG CCCCCGAGAGGACCTGCCGGGCGACTTTGATCAACGACTCCCCAGTGCTCAGCTACACCGACCTTGTGGGCTTCAGCTATCAGGTGGCCAATGGCATGGAGTTCCTGGCCTCCAAGAAT TGTGTCCACCGAGACCTGGCGGCCAGGAACGTGCTCATCTGTGAGGGCAAGCTGGTCAAGATCTGTGACTTTGGCCTGGCTCGTGACATCATGCGGGACTCGAACTACATCTCCAAAGGCAGT ACCTTCCTGCCTTTGAAGTGGATGGCCCCCGAGAGCATCTTCAACAGCCTCTACACCACCCTGAGCGACGTGTGGTCCTTCGGGATCTTACTCTGGGAGATCTTCACCCTGG GTGGCACCCCTTACCCAGAGCTGCCCATGAACGAGCAGTTCTACAATGCCATCAAGCGGGGCTACCGCATGGCCCAGCCTGCCCACGCCTCCGACGAGAT ctaCGAGATCATGCAGAAGTGCTGGGAAGAGAAGTTTGAGATTCGGCCTCCCTTCTCCCAGCTGGTGCTGCTTCTCGAGAGACTGCTGGGTGAGGGTTACAAAAAG AAGTACCAGCAGGTGGATGAGGAGTTTCTGAGGAGCGACCACCCAGCCATCCTTCGGTCCCAAGCCCGCTTGCCCGGCTTCCATGGTCTCCGATCACCCCTGGACGCCAGCTCCGTCCTCTACACTGCTGTGCAGCCCAATGAGGGTGACAACGACTATATCATCCCCCTGCCCGACCCCAAACCCGAGGTTGCTGATGAGGGCCCAGTGGAGGGTTCCCCCAGCCTTGCCAG CTCCACCCTGAATGAAGTCAACACCTCCTCTACCATCTCCTGTGACAGCCCCCTGGAACCACAAGAGGAACCAGAGCCAGAGGCCCAGCCCGAGCCCCAGGTGCAGCCGGAGCTGGAGCCAGAGTGGCCGCTGGATTCAAGCTGCCCCGGGCCTCGGGCCGAGGCGGAGGACAGCTTcctgtag
- the PDGFRB gene encoding platelet-derived growth factor receptor beta isoform X2, with protein sequence MTTNVASLVPLRTRPMSAKPPSGTGRWIRKLTTSTASRVSSLSGLLLSRVSSINVSVNAVQTVVRQGENITIMCIVTGNEVVNFEWTYPRMESGRLVEPVTDFLFDMPSHIRSILHIPSAELGDSGTYICNVSESVNDHRDEKAINVTVVESGYLRLLGELDPVQFAELHRSRTLQVVFEAYPPPTVVWFKDNRTLGDSSAGEIALSTRNVSETRYVSELTLVRVKVAEAGHYTMRAFHEDAEAQISFQLQVNVPVRVLELSESHPASGEQTVRCRGRGMPQPHLTWSTCSDLKRCPRELPPTPLGNSSEEESQLETNVTYWAEEQEFEVVSTLRLRRVDRPLSVRCTLRNLLGHDVQEVTVVPHSLPFKVVVISAILALVVLTIISLIILIMLWQKKPRYEIRWKVIESVSSDGHEYIYVDPMQLPYDSTWELPRDQLVLGRTLGSGAFGQVVEATAHGLSHSQATMKVAVKMLKSTARSSEKQALMSELKIMSHLGPHLNVVNLLGACTKGGPIYIITEYCRYGDLVDYLHRNKHTFLQHCSEKRRPPSAELYSNALPVGLPLPSHMSLPGESDGGYMDMSKDESVDYVPMLDMKGDVKYADIESSNYMAPYDNYVPSAPERTCRATLINDSPVLSYTDLVGFSYQVANGMEFLASKNCVHRDLAARNVLICEGKLVKICDFGLARDIMRDSNYISKGSTFLPLKWMAPESIFNSLYTTLSDVWSFGILLWEIFTLGGTPYPELPMNEQFYNAIKRGYRMAQPAHASDEIYEIMQKCWEEKFEIRPPFSQLVLLLERLLGEGYKKKYQQVDEEFLRSDHPAILRSQARLPGFHGLRSPLDASSVLYTAVQPNEGDNDYIIPLPDPKPEVADEGPVEGSPSLASSTLNEVNTSSTISCDSPLEPQEEPEPEAQPEPQVQPELEPEWPLDSSCPGPRAEAEDSFL encoded by the exons ATGACCACCAACGTGGCTTCTCTGGTACCTTTGAGGACAAGACCTATGTCTGCAAAACCACCATCGGGGACAGGGAGGTGGATTCGGAAGCTTACTACATCTACAGCCTCCAGGGTGAGCTCCCTTTCTGGCCTGCTGCTCAGCAGAG TGTCATCCATCAATGTCTCAGTGAATGCAGTGCAGACTGTGGTCCGCCAGGGTGAGAACATCACCATCATGTGCATTGTGACTGGGAACGAGGTGGTCAACTTTGAGTGGACATACCCACGCATGGAG AGTGGGCGGTTGGTGGAGCCAGTGACTGACTTCCTCTTCGATATGCCCTCCCACATACGCTCCATCCTGCACATCCCCAGTGCCGAGCTGGGTGACTCAGGGACCTATATCTGCAATGTATCAGAGAGTGTGAATGACCATCGTGATGAAAAAGCCATCAATGTCACTGTGGTTG AGAGCGGCTACCTGCGGCTGCTGGGAGAGCTGGACCCTGTACAATTCGCGGAGCTGCACCGCAGCCGGACACTGCAGGTGGTGTTCGAGGCCTACCCGCCACCCACTGTCGTGTGGTTCAAGGACAACCGCACCCTGGGCGACTCCAGCGCCGGCGAGATCGCCCTGTCCACGCGCAACGTGTCCGAGACCCG GTACGTGTCAGAACTGACACTGGTGCGGGTGAAGGTGGCTGAGGCTGGCCACTACACCATGCGGGCCTTTCATGAGGACGCTGAGGCCCAGATCTCCTTCCAGCTGCAGGTCAACG TGCCTGTCCGCGTGCTGGAGCTGAGCGAGAGCCATCCCGCCAGCGGGGAGCAGACAGTCCGCTGTCGCGGCCGGGGCATGCCACAGCCGCACCTCACCTGGTCCACTTGCAGCGACCTCAAAAG GTGTCCGCGCGAGCTGCCGCCCACGCCGCTGGGGAACAGTTCTGAGGAGGAGAGCCAGCTGGAGACCAACGTGACGTACTGGGCGGAGGAGCAGGAGTTCGAGGTGGTGAGCACGCTGCGCCTGCGCCGCGTGGATCGGCCACTGTCGGTGCGCTGCACGCTGCGCAACTTGCTGGGCCATGATGTGCAAGAGGTCACTGTGGTGCCACATT CTCTGCCCTTCAAGGTGGTGGTGATCTCAGCCATCCTGGCCTTGGTGGTCCTCACGATCATCTccctcatcatcctcatcatgCTCTGGCAGAAG AAGCCACGTTATGAGATCCGATGGAAGGTGATTGAATCTGTGAGCTCTGATGGCCATGAGTACATCTACGTGGACCCGATGCAGCTGCCCTACGACTCCACCTGGGAGCTGCCTCGGGACCAGCTTGTGCTTG GACGCACGCTTGGCTCCGGGGCCTTTGGGCAGGTGGTGGAGGCCACGGCTCATGGCCTGAGCCATTCACAAGCCACGATGAAAGTGGCCGTCAAGATGCTGAAAT CTACAGCCCGCAGCAGTGAGAAGCAAGCCCTCATGTCGGAGCTGAAGATCATGAGTCACCTCGGGCCCCATCTGAATGTGGTCAACCTGCTGGGGGCCTGCACCAAAGGAG GACCCATCTACATCATCACCGAATACTGCCGCTACGGCGACCTGGTGGACTACCTGCACCGCAACAAGCACACGTTCCTGCAGCACTGCTCCGAGAAGCGCCGGCCGCCCAGCGCCGAGCTCTACAGCAACGCCCTGCCCGTCGGCCTCCCCCTGCCCAG CCACATGTCCCTGCCTGGGGAGAGTGACGGTGGCTACATGGACATGAGCAAGGACGAGTCGGTGGACTACGTGCCCATGCTGGACATGAAAGGAGACGTCAAATATGCAGACATCGAGTCCTCCAACTACATGGCCCCTTACGATAACTACGTCCCCTCTG CCCCCGAGAGGACCTGCCGGGCGACTTTGATCAACGACTCCCCAGTGCTCAGCTACACCGACCTTGTGGGCTTCAGCTATCAGGTGGCCAATGGCATGGAGTTCCTGGCCTCCAAGAAT TGTGTCCACCGAGACCTGGCGGCCAGGAACGTGCTCATCTGTGAGGGCAAGCTGGTCAAGATCTGTGACTTTGGCCTGGCTCGTGACATCATGCGGGACTCGAACTACATCTCCAAAGGCAGT ACCTTCCTGCCTTTGAAGTGGATGGCCCCCGAGAGCATCTTCAACAGCCTCTACACCACCCTGAGCGACGTGTGGTCCTTCGGGATCTTACTCTGGGAGATCTTCACCCTGG GTGGCACCCCTTACCCAGAGCTGCCCATGAACGAGCAGTTCTACAATGCCATCAAGCGGGGCTACCGCATGGCCCAGCCTGCCCACGCCTCCGACGAGAT ctaCGAGATCATGCAGAAGTGCTGGGAAGAGAAGTTTGAGATTCGGCCTCCCTTCTCCCAGCTGGTGCTGCTTCTCGAGAGACTGCTGGGTGAGGGTTACAAAAAG AAGTACCAGCAGGTGGATGAGGAGTTTCTGAGGAGCGACCACCCAGCCATCCTTCGGTCCCAAGCCCGCTTGCCCGGCTTCCATGGTCTCCGATCACCCCTGGACGCCAGCTCCGTCCTCTACACTGCTGTGCAGCCCAATGAGGGTGACAACGACTATATCATCCCCCTGCCCGACCCCAAACCCGAGGTTGCTGATGAGGGCCCAGTGGAGGGTTCCCCCAGCCTTGCCAG CTCCACCCTGAATGAAGTCAACACCTCCTCTACCATCTCCTGTGACAGCCCCCTGGAACCACAAGAGGAACCAGAGCCAGAGGCCCAGCCCGAGCCCCAGGTGCAGCCGGAGCTGGAGCCAGAGTGGCCGCTGGATTCAAGCTGCCCCGGGCCTCGGGCCGAGGCGGAGGACAGCTTcctgtag